In Sphingobacteriia bacterium, the DNA window TGCTGGAATTACTAAATGCTCCCAACCTAAATTTTTACTCAATATATAACCCGTTAAATCTTCAGGGTGAAGGCGCTGCATGATTAAAACAATTGAGCCAGTTTTTTTATCATCAAGTCTTGTTATAAAGCTTTGTTCAAACCAATCGATTGTATTTTTTCTTTCAATGGGAGAATTGATTTCTTTAGGGTTATGAGGATCATCAAGAATTAATATATCCCCACCTTCGCCAAGCAAAGTTCCCTTAATTGAAGTTGCTAAGCGAAATCCCCGATTCGTTGTAACGAATTTATGTTTTTCGTTTTGATCAGTAGAAAATTTTACTTTCGGAAAAATGGTTTTATACCATCTATCATTTAATATTAACCTTGTATCTTGTGAAAATTTATTGCTGAGCTTTTGCGAGTAGCTTGCGCAAATAATTTTTTTACTGGGGTCTTTTCCAATTAACCATGCAGGCCAAGCAACGTTTACAATTTGTGATTTTAAAGAGCGAGGAGGGACGTTAATTATAAGCCTTGTAATTTCCTTATTCTCGATTTTTTCAAGATAATTGCAGATAAGCTCATGGTGCCAATTCCATTTAAGAGATTTATTTGGATTTGTTACTGTAAAAGCTTGGGTAAAAAAATTAGAGAAGGTTTGATTATAAGGAAGCGTTTTAAGAGTTTTTATTATTGCTAAATTTTTGCTGTTCTTTTCTTTTGATGACTTCATCTAATTGTCCTTTGAGGAAATATAATTCAGCATCGCTGAAGCTTTCCGGTTCGTAATAAATTGGGGTGTTAGGATCTTTTTTTGCTTCATTCGTTTTTTCATTCATTTCTATAACCTTTTGATTTATATGAGAAAGTTTCTTAGAAATATTTGTTATCTCCAAAAATTTCTTAGCTTTCTGGTCTTTACTCAGCGATTTATCATTAATTATTTCTTTGGTTAAATTTTGTAATTCCTTAGCGATTAGTAACGTTATGTCGCTAAGTATCTGATTTATATGTTTATTTATGTCAATTGTCATTTTGAATTTCATTTGAAAATTAATTTATAAAGGAATTTGAAAAATAGGAAAATATATATTATAATTAATATATTAACCAAATTAATTAGAGTTTAAAATTTTAATTTAATTGCGGGTAAGGTAACTTATTCGCAATTTTTTGTCAACTTACCATAAAATCAGTGAGGCTTGATGGCTACAGAAGTAAATGAAGAAAACCGTGATGATGAAAGTTCTAAAAAAGCGAGTGTCCCCTCATTTTTTAGAAAAGCTTTTAAGTTTATTAAAAGCGATACTTTCTTACGTGGTGTATTTATTCTCGCCGCCATCGGATTTTTAATGTTTGGAATTTTAACAGCCTCACCTATAATCGTTCCCCTTGCAATAGGAGTAGGAACTTCTGTAATTGCAGCGGCCGTTGGTTCATATATTGGATATAGAAAATACGAAAAATTGCGTGGCTTAGATAAAGTTATTAAAGGTGGAGAAAAGATTAAAGATACAATTGAATTAGAAAAAATTGTTAATGAACCACTTAAAGAAAACAATCCAACTAAATTTAATAATTTTTTAAAAAATACAACAAACAAGCATTTAAAAGATCTTTCAGGTAAAGTTAATAAAACAACTATGCAAAAATTGTTGTTTACTGATAAAGAAATAGGTGATGTTAGAAGTAAATTTCCACCTAGAAGGTTTGATGATATTTTTGACAAAATTATAAAAAGATTAAAATTAGATAAAGATAAAAAAGATGATTTTGGCTACCATATGAGCAAGGTGGCTAAAAAAGACTTAAAAGAATATTATATTAATTTAGTTCCTTTAGTCGCAGAAAGTTTTATTCATGCTTTAAACCCTGGAACTTTAATTCTTAAAGCAGCAACTTGTGCATATACGGTTCACAGTACTACTCAAGCTAGATATGATTATTATAATGCAAAAACTTCAGCTTCATATCTAAGCGCTCAGATGGTTGAAAAGCAATTAAAGGAATATTTTGAAGGTAAGGCGCTAACCGAGGATGAAAAAAGTGCTATAGCTGAAAAATTCGAGCATGGTTATTTAAAAACTGCGCTTAATAAAAGAATGTTTATCTTAGTGAAAGAAAGATTAGAAGAAATTAAACAGGAAACACTTAAGAGTAATCCAAACATTAGTGAAAGTGATCTTGAAGCTAAAGTTAATAAACAATTTGAAGATGAGATGAAGAAAGAAGGTGTCGCTCAAGCTTTAAAACAAAAAGCTGTAGAGAAATATATTGATTATCTAAAAAATGTTAAAGCTAGAAAAATAAATAGCTTCTTTAAACATGATATGATTGAAGGTAATCAAGTAAATGATCAATATTTTGAAAATATGAAGAAGAAAGTACAAGCTGAAAATCAATCCTTATCATCTTTACAAAATAGCCAGGCTAATTGGGCTAATAAGGGTGATATTAGACACCAAAGATCGCAGCACAGGGGTGGTGGAATAAGTACAAGTTAATTTTGTTAAAATATATTTTTATTTCTTCATCAGAAAATATATCAAAGCTACTGCTACAATTGTTAATGCTTGAAATACTACACGTAAAGACATTAACTTATTGCTATACATTCTATTTAATTTACCGCCTCTGGCCATAACTATAACCCCAGTCACTAAAACAATTAAAGTTATAACCATTAATACAAGTATGACAATACCAGGTTGACCCATAAGCTTTCTCCATTATTTTATTGGAGTTTATTAAATTAAATAGTGAATGTAAATCCAAATATTATAAACGTTTGC includes these proteins:
- the terL gene encoding phage terminase large subunit translates to MKSSKEKNSKNLAIIKTLKTLPYNQTFSNFFTQAFTVTNPNKSLKWNWHHELICNYLEKIENKEITRLIINVPPRSLKSQIVNVAWPAWLIGKDPSKKIICASYSQKLSNKFSQDTRLILNDRWYKTIFPKVKFSTDQNEKHKFVTTNRGFRLATSIKGTLLGEGGDILILDDPHNPKEINSPIERKNTIDWFEQSFITRLDDKKTGSIVLIMQRLHPEDLTGYILSKNLGWEHLVIPAIAEKDQEYSVNDFKHFRKANEILCPEYEGEKELNRLKAELGTYTFLAQYQQSPVIGSGNVIQKQWLKFYINKPTNFDKIIQSWDCGLKTGSNNDYSVCTTWGICEGNIYLLDVWRDKVNFPKLLVNVKAIHEKWLPDIVLIEDKASGTSLLQELDRQLITAIPITPRRDKETRLVSVSTFFEAGKIYFPEGAHFMPDYINELTQFPNVIHDDQVDSTSQALEYIKKNGKTIIGLRSA
- a CDS encoding twin transmembrane helix small protein, which encodes MGQPGIVILVLMVITLIVLVTGVIVMARGGKLNRMYSNKLMSLRVVFQALTIVAVALIYFLMKK